The Elephas maximus indicus isolate mEleMax1 chromosome 17, mEleMax1 primary haplotype, whole genome shotgun sequence DNA segment GCTTTGAGCATGATCCAAAGAATGTCTTAATTGTACCAAGACGTTATTCTCAATTATATTAGGCTTGCTAAGAAAATGAGCTCTTGGAaattaagtgtaaaaaaaaaaattatttcaaattgcCATGTAGGACTTCAAATAAGGAGATGCTAATCGGCATGAGTTTTTCTGCAGCCAGGGTGAGCCCTACAAAACACATTACGAATTAGACCAAGTTTGTCTTCTATTCCATTTATAGCTTTTCGACTTCTTTCTTTCCCACAGGTAAGGGTTCTAACGATGTCCTGTGTCTACAGAAACTACCCTAATATATTAGGGACTCAACAAGTCGAACTTCTAAGAAATACCCATTCACATTTTAAGAGAGGATTGAGCAAAGACAGCACCAGGATCTCTGGCTACAGAAGATGCCTGGCTATGTAAGATAGTTAAGCAAAAGAGCAGAGTTCAGTCCATGCATCTCCAAAGTGGTTAAGAATATAGGTAAAGGCTTTTCTGCTTTGCGTTTCTATGTGGGGGTGAATTTACCATCAAGACCCTATACTATCCTATTTTGCCTATACCCATAGTATAATACTTAATAAATACTTTCAAGATTTTCATTGCTGGTCATATATTAGCTGACAAAGGCACACTGTAGGGATTTTGATTCTTGGTGTCAAATGCAAAGATTGTTTTAAACTACTGAGCACACAGTcttaaaatacatattattttcaATCATTTATGATAATTCTCTGAATTCTAAAGAATACTAAAAAATAATCTGTTTGAAAACAGGAACAGAATTTACTCTGTAAAGTGCAcgcacaaacttaaaaaaaaaaaaagcatgcatataaatattttaatggcAGAGTGGTGGCATCCTGAGATTTCTTAGGGCAAAACAATATTTCGGCAATTTCTGGAAAAACCAGCAGTTTTCCTTTTACAAGTCCATCTTGgtactttctttttaaatgataACATAGCAGcagcaacattttaaaaaatgttcctaAAGCTTGCTTTGCATAGCAAGCGTATCCAGAAATAACAGTCCTAAAACTTCAGAGTAAAATTTTTATGAAGTGGAATAATCCACTACTTTTGACCTCAAATTCACACTTTTAATATCCCTCTTCCAATTTAAAAGTCATTTACAGCTCTTATTTATACTAAATAAAATCCAATTAATTATGAGATTTGAAATAGAAATCCTAAAACCATTACATATCAGCATTATTCTCCCTAATTAGATGACAGAATTAATTTCAGTGGGTTTCTCCAAAATActgagggaaaaataaataaatataatcagCATGGTGATAAACGAATTTGTGTTTACAAATCCCAATCGATGCACTTCTTTTTAGTTGGCATTGTACCAAATAGCCAGAATTCCTGATTACGATATGTCTTTTTCTAAGGCAAGGCAAATGTGATTATGCGTAAAGCACAGATATTAGCGTGGGTTATAAAGGCAATACGAacaatacacatacatacactttTTTAAGTGATATATCCAAGCTGCAAAAATTTAATTTCATGTCCTACTGTAAGTCTACATCTGACATTAAACTCAGAAGCATATTTGCtgtcatacattaaaaaatacttcattttgtCCAATATTGTAAAGTATACTGTATTTTCAAATACCAGGTATAAAATTTTTCCACAAAATTTAAAAAGGCATACTATTAATTAGCTATAACTACCGTTAAGTATTCATATGAAGAGGTTCACAAGAGCAAAATATAAAACTAAGCATAATAATTATTACATGTAACAAAAATGTAACAAAATCAAGTACTTCTGAATATACTTGTTTCTTGTTTTAGTAACCTGTATGTCCTCTTTACAGCTATTAACTTGATGAACATGCTAAGTTTGTGTaaggtttgtttttcttggtgggttatttctttcttgtattttctccCAGCAGCAGATtgaagtgattttcttttgaaaaccaagtaaaaaaaaaagtttatattgtTTTTTATCTGAGTCATGTAAAAGCTGACTCCTTACTTTCATTCTACCATTTAATTTTTTGGACCTTAATTAACATTTAATCACGTGATTTCCGCTATTACGTATAGTGTGTATGTCAATAAACTGATAAGGATTAACAAAGGCAAATTCtaattttggctatgttttaaatatatgacacacaaactttttttttttcttttttatgaggaaaaaaagagagagagatgaagaaaACCATTCATTCAAGTCTCCTTCAGTCTCAACTGTTTTGAGATAGTTTTAAATAAAGATGGATCAAGTCAAGTCATGTTGGTGGTTTCTTATCTTTgcatagaaagaaaaaagtgaaataaaggcAATTACTTCCTCCCTAAGGTCTCAGCTAGTTTCTTAAGTCTTTTCTTCAGCTCCAGTGGAAACTTCTCATAGCACTTCTTACAGACTGGCTTCATGTCAAACTCCACAAACTTATTCCtaaggataataataaaaaataagtggaaatgtATTTAAGATAGACATACAAATAACGTGAAGTCATTTTACTGAATTAAATGAAGCTACTATATGATGGCATCTCTATTCATGTTAGTAAGGAATTACAATTCTAATTGCAATTCTTGTCATTGGGGTAGATGTCATAAATTCACAATATCAATTGAAAAAATTCTGTCCTTGTAAATTAGTCCTACATATCTGTATAATGGAAAATGCATATTTTACTCAATTCTAAGTATATAGGGAATCTAAACTAAGTAAAGGAAATCACATTTTCAAGTACCACGAGAACACCTTAAGGAATATGTTTACTTAAAGCAAAGAATCATCTTTTTGTAATGTGAAGACTCCTCTCTTTACTGGAGGCAAAATGATCTTAAGAGTTTAAATTAGGTAGTTTTGAGGTTTCATCTTTCCTAGTATAAGATGATCTGCTTTCCACCCCCAGCAAAACAATGTTTTTCTTAAATCATAACGAGTTATTTCGGTTGTCAGATGGAAAAGGTTGGTAGGAAAGATATGAGAAAGTTTTTAATCCAAATCATTCATTGTTACTTTGTACATGGTAGATGTACAGAGAACCTACCTCCCCTTTTTAAAAGCTACAACCACGGCCATTATCAATTTCTTTGCACAACGGTCCTGGAGAAGACACCTTTTCAGATGGCCTATACTCTTCCTACACTTCTGGAATCGAGGGTCTTTAATTCTTAATTCAGTAAACACATAACTTTATAACCTGTTCATTTTCTCTGAAGTTATATTAGTAAACATATGTTGAACAAGTCTAAGAGGTACATTATCATttatgaaaaaatgaaaaaatctgttaTAATTTCAATGCCTTTTAAAAGTATATTAAATTAGAAGACTATAGATTTCAAAATAATCTTAATAGAACAATGTCAATAACAAAGTTAACTCCTAATGACATATCTACAgtgaaaattcttttattttaaggCAACACAACGGGAATTACTTGTCAGCTGTTTTTTACAGGGGCCCTAATGCTAGCAGTAATTAAAATGATGTTATATTTCAAACGGTTCAGGGGGTAGCTTGATTTAATAGCAGCATTGATTTAAATATTTCTCCCAAAAGCTCAGATCAAAAGCTATTAAAACTGTCATTtgtttattaaagaaataaattaataCTGCTTTCAGAGGGACTGCTTAGCAAGCCTTCCatagttttaattttatatctgaattttagttcctctttatcaAAGGGAACATGAAAACtgtaacaataaaaaattttagagCTCAGAACACAATGGTAATCATGAGGGGGAAATTATGCTATTAATTCAACAGAATTTCAAAGACTGAAATACTTCCTCTAAAAActatgagacctgaagaactggatggtgcctggctaccgttactgaaaCATTTTGACTgaagattctatagaataataacgatcaaaagggggaaactgcagaacagaatttcaaattatcacagactccagactttctggagcaatggaggctagatgaacccttgaaactactgCCTTCAGATAATCTTGTATATTTTCAATGAAcagccaacaacaaaaaatacaataaattataaaaaaaatcagaattaaaaCAGAGTTTGAAGACATCAAGGAAATGAATTCATAAACAGTACCATATGGGCATTTTATGAAATACACATACACCAAAGACGTAGGTGTCTTATTACAGGCATCAGATGAACTTTGCTTAGATACGAAACATGCTGAAGAGGATTTGGTTTAATACAGAATGTGGAACATGTGCGTTTTAAAAACACTTGCAATTTATCAATGAAATGattttaggcaaaaaaaaaaaaaaaaaaagactaggatTTTAAAAGCTCCAGTtaccaaataaaaataatttaaaactttcCCCATCATCTAGTAACAGATTGGAATCCTTACCCtgaatcccttaaaaaaaaaaaaaaaaggaaagaaagaaagggatatCTATACCATACAGTGATTGAAAAAGAACAGGAGGGGAACTCTACTGATTAAGGAAAATATGTGAAGCACGAGCTGATATAAATGTGAACCTTATTCATTTATGctttataattttaataattatgcAAAAAGACCAACTCTACACATAACAAATACTTGTATTTCAATCTCCGTGAGCTACAAACacatgcaaaaggaaaaaaaaagaaacagaacaaaaacattcCAGAGGACTAACCAAAGAAGAAAGCAGTGAAAATGATGATAGAAGGGATAGAAAAGTTTACAAACAGactggctttttctttttctgcttgtcCTTAtcctttgcttctctctctcGTTTGGCAAGTCGCCTCTTAAATTCTTCTGGCATTTTCTCATAACAGTGTTTGCAGACTGGTTTTAGATCAATTTCAACAAACTTATCCCTTTGAGCAGgacaaagaaatagaggaaagaaCGGAATAATTAAAGGAAGTACCTTATTTTCAGAAGGCACgaacagaaagaagaaatacGGAATCAAataattctcttttaaaaaatgcttgctacacatattaaaaaaaaaatattaccccAAAGTGTTTAGTCTCAGGATTCACGCCAGACTAAACTGCAGTACTTACTTCAGCGTTAACTTAGTGTTGCAGGTAGAACAGGCAAAGCAGTTCACGCACCAGGCTTTATTAAGAGCAGATACCACTGGAGAAAAAGGGAAGAGATTTGGTCACTGGCATGGGAGACCGAAGAAAGTGAAAGTTTCAGCTCTAAAACAGAACTAAAGCTTTTTCCACAAAACTTGGAAGAAATCTTCAAGAGGTTTCCTAGCAAAAGAACCACATAAGTAAAAAGTTCAGAGCCATCAATTAATGGATATTTATTGATTTAACTCAATTTTATTAATGATGCTAAGGCTATTTtttcaattattaaaaaacattcaAGCACAACTCTGAATTTGACTCCCATGAGTAGAAACTTCTATTTAGGGAAAGTTATCATTGCCTTTTTCAACTTCTACTTGTCATTCAAGTTTTTTGCCTTTGACTATCCTGCGAGGAATAGAAATGGTGTGCACCATGTCTTTTCACCGAAGAGTGCATCTTCTCAGTCCTGCCGATGAGGCCGATGCATGTGGAGTATGCATCAGGTCATGCGGATTAGCTTTTCTGGCACAGTGCTTGCCTACCAGCTACTCTCTACTGTACTGATGTTCCTACTGCCACTTGCCCGACAGAGAAACATTAACTAGACAGACAATTTTAACAATTCAGACGTTAACTTGTTGGCACATAGGAAtctttcctccaaagctgacaatAAGAAATTACCATCCTTCGACATCTTCTTTCACCTGGCAACTGTCTGTTGCAAGTAGGAgggagttttatttttaatggcaCTAAAATACTGCCTTCCTGAACTAGTTCTTTTGCAAATTGCATTAAGGCACTGTTTCAGAAACTATTTCCTGAGTTAGGTGATGTCTGCTGAGAACTATAAAGCCTGCTGAAAACAGGAATGCTTAACATGTTGCCAGGAAGTTTCTGGCAGAATTGTATTAGCCACTATTTGCAAACACAGCTGCTTCCCCTCTGTTCCAGTCAATCGGCCCTGCCTAATTATCACAGGACAAGGGTGATAAACACTAGAAATTCCTACAGATGACTGCCAGGTTTTAGTATCTACAAGGCTAAACATTCTTCCTAACTATCACAGTAGATGAAAACTGTTCCTAATAAACACTGATCTGTTGTAACTTTCACATTATCTAATTCCAGGGACTAGAAACAAAAACAGGTCGCAGGACACAGTTggtggtaaccaaaaaaaaaaaaccaaaccaagtgctgttgagtcgattctgactcatagcaaccctacaggacacagtagaagtgccccttagagtttccaaggagcacctggtagattcgaactgccgactctttggtttgcagccgtatcacttaaccactacaccaccagggtttcagctccCTCAATTCCCAGCGTAAGAGCCCTGTGGTGCTGGGGAGCAGAGGAGAGTCCACAGCAACACGACAGTCTGGGGCTTCCATGGTGGCGATCCTGACTAGAATTCTTACTGCCAGAGCCTAGTTCCTCTCAAACCCCGTGCCTATGGATCCACGGTAATCACCTGAGAGCAATGCGGTATCATATGTGGAACCCGCGTTTTGAGTCACAGTCTTAGACTGCACTTGAAATGCTCAACATGAACTTAAAGTATTATCATAAATGAAGAATAAGCCCAGCTTTTCAGATATTATAATCTCATTGCTACAGATTACTTGGGAAATACACCAAAGAAAGAGAATTGTCTTCTTTGGCATATTTTAAAACAGAATTCAAGTCACTGATAATGCTCCCACTGCAAAAAATAGCAACCGTCAACCTTTTTCAATTTTCACATTACGCAAGTGTTTTTGTGCCAAAATGTCATATGAAATCCACACAGATACTTACCATCACCTTCAATAACACGGTTACAGTGGAAACAAACATCACCAAatagctgaaaaaagaaaaaaaaaaatgttcaattttagAACACTGaatatttaatgtaatttcaGTTCATTCTCTCACTTAAAAACAAATAGCTGGCTGGAGCTGGCTACTGAAAACCAGTTTAGCAATGGTAAATTAGTAAAGTTCATTGAGTAGATTTTACTTCTTACGGTGAAAATCTACTTTTCCTCACTTAAAAAACAGCTATCTAGAGGACATTTGAGCATCTAAGTAAGTACAGGCATGAATTATTGACTGACTGTTCAAAAATACAAGAACTTGCAAGTTCATATGGTGAAGACATAAACACACAGAATGTTGAGGGTCAACTAAGAGTGGATGGAATGCAAGAGTTGGAAAACGATCATTTTCCAACCCGCAGTGTAAAGACGAGATCAGGCAAGACTCATCAATGGGTGCTAAATCTATGGGGGGATTTTGATGAGGAACAGGGTACCTGCTTGGACTTACAACGACTGCCCACATATTGCTTATTAGTTGCAAGGGAAGGGGAAAACAGCAATTATACAGTGGTGATCAGAGAACACCTTGACTGGGTTATGACCACTCAGGGACAGATGGACAGTGTGCCCCCAGGTGTGATACACTGAGAACACAACCTCACCTATGCAGTAGTGCAGCCTTGAATGCATAACCTCAACCTAATCACGAAGAAACATCAGACAAGCCCCCCAAAGAGAAGCATTCTATTAAAaagggggagaggggaaggaatCTGGGTTCTTCAAAAATGCCCATGctgtaaaaaacaaagaaagctcTAGAAGTGTTCCCAGCTGAAGGAGGCTAGAGAGACATGACAGCCCCAGACTGGATCCAGTACTGCAGCAGGCAATAAACACTGTAAGGACATTATTGGGTCAAGTGACAAAAGTGGGATATGAACAACAGATTCAAGTGTTGTATCAATACTGACAACTGTTCTGCGGTTCTGTAACAGAGTACCCATATTCTTGggaaatacacactgaagtaGTTAGGGGTAAAGGCCACGAGGTGTGTAATATGTAACTTACCATCAAATGcctcagaaaaaaacattctgtgTTTGTATACATGTGCATTTATACGTGTGTGTTTATAGAGAGTGAGCCATACAAACGAGGAAGCAAATGGTGAACCTGAGTAAAAGCTATGTaggtattctttttatttttattctgcaaCTTCTCCGTGagtctgaaattatttccaaataaaaacttAGAAGCAAATCCCGAAAGACCAATGTACATTTTCTAAGAGACTTCCTTGTGGCTAAAATATTGAGAAACTCAAACTCATAAAAGTTTATCTAACATCCAATGAGTCCAATTGATACCTGGTTATAGTGGGTCTCACAATATGCCAGGCCCTTCCTCTCATAATGGCGATGTCCAAGAAATGGCTTTTCACACTTGGCACAAAcaaaatgctggaaaaaaaaaattgctataggTCATTTTTGATTTGccgtatttttttttacttattgaaATAAAActccaaaattaaaatattctcagagaaaccaaaaaccaaaaccaaacccattgccatcgagtcgattccgactcatcgcgaccctataggacagagtagaactgccccatagagtttccaaggagcacctggcggatttgaactgccgaccctttggttagcagccatagcacttaaccaccacaccagcagggtttccattctcAGAGAAGATACATGAAAGTTTGAGGTAGTAATTTCATTTGGCCATAGGTAATCCCTCTAACACTTTTACAGTCTTAACTCAGGTATCTGTGAGTCTCTGATAGGCTACTTTGAGACAAAGCCTACTCAAACAACATAGAATAGAGAAGAGATGACCATCTCAGAAGCATCCAAAAGGCAGGGGCTAGCACTGGATATGGACCATGACACTTTTTACATTAATAACAATTTAAGAACTGAAGCATTAATAACAATTTAAGAACTGAAGTGCACATCACATATCATTACTGAGTCCACAAAAACAGTGTGCCTTCTATATTCTTAATTTTCTACAAAATTAGTTCCCTTAAAATGTCCATATTTAACCTTCAGAATACGCTAATCTTGTCAGTACACCTGAACCATGGAGAGCCAAAACTGAGTGGTTACACCTATACCATGtgtatccctgggtggtgcaaacggtgaagCACTTGaccattagctgaaaggttggtagttcaaacccacccagtggcaccctgGAATAcgagcctggcgatctgcttctacaaggtcacagccttgaaaaccctatggagcagttctactctgcacatatcgggtcatcataagtcagaatttttatgatggcaactaacaacaaccctgaCACCATTGAGAACTCACCTCGACGTGCCACTGCTTGCCCATGGCATTTACCACGCGCCCTTCAATGGGCCGTCGACAAGCACCACAGATGGGGACCCCCATTTTATCGTGGCACGGCAAGCAGTACAGTTCCCCTTTCAGCTCCCGGGCATCAGCAGTCAGCTCCTTCCTGTCCCACAAGGAAAATATCCATTTGAATAATACTACCAAGACAGTGCCAAAACAGGCAACCAATTTGGCTACCACAGCTTTTTaggtttttaaagaaattagTACAACAATACCTGATACCtctttttccccccaaaagaGGTAAGCGGAGTAAACAGAATTAACAGACTTGAATAGGTTTCAGATTGCTAACAAAATATAGCTCTTTCGttaccactggattgctggggtatcagccactttttatgcctctgaagCGCAGAGGTAAGGCGTTTTTCCGATTGTAATGCATGTAGGGttaaggtgggtcccttttgaaacgtgtgaagctcagcagactggAGGTGGAGCCTCACTGTTGTGTAGGCTGAGCATTCTATTGGGTGATGCTTcctagttttgtaaacttttgccttttttccctttatttctgtgagataaggcttgcaaacaattatggctttcctgtgcaaaagttagggagccctgatgggtttgatttttctgtGATACTTGGAGAACTAAAGGTTCCCCATGCAACCTAAGAGAAAAAGGCGCCTGCAATAAATTATTTATACAGCTCTTCCTAATACACTGTCACACCATAAATCGGTGGCACCACAGTGTCACTTGCCTCATTAATGGCTTGTTAtcaccagatcatatttctccaAGTCTCtaataccaaccaaaaatttaaacacactcaattagtaagcactTATTCCAATGCTGAAAACACgtcatccaaaagaaaaaaatgagaaaaacgcAGTAATATTATATAATACGAAATAATAATATTGTATAATAATAAGATTCGAGAATAAGTCAGATACATAAAATCACACTGgtcatatttattttcttgtcaCATTATCACATTACCTTTTTAGCCATTAATTCTCAGTAAAAAGCTAGAGCAGAATAGTTAGAGTGCTGAGGGTCGACTGAGTGATACTGACTTTCCCAACTAACTGAGCAGTTTGGAAACTAGTTCCATTTACTAACGATTATTTAAATTGTTACAAGCTGTTAGGAACAGTTAGGGTaggagaaaataaacaaatgaaattcCTCCAATTTTCCTTCTCCAAATGTTTAAGTTAGCTATTATTTTTAGTCTCCTGGATCATCAAACATTTAGAAGAGATGGTCTCATTTAGCCAGACAGACCTGTTTGAATTTCATTTGTTTTGAATAATTCTGAAAGAAACGCTAAtgaaaaatggaaagagaaaaatccCACAGGGGTGAGGAAGGGCAAGAAAACTAGATAAGGGACAAACTTTTCATTCCATCAGAAAGGATGACGTGGCTATACTTCTACCACAAGACTATTTTCTTACATCTTGAGCTTATGTTTTCTCCTGCTTCCCCAATACAATTTAGCATATACATACCTCACATTAACTCCACCTTTTCCCATTAAAGGTTTATACTACATAACAAATTCAGAAAATCATACCCTAAGAATTTATCATGGGTtcttaaagaccaaaaaaaattttatatctcTTTAGATACAAATCAAGCAAAACTAAATAAAGGAAatttaagatatttttaaaatatcacccTAATTATAACTACAGAAGTCACATATGTACAGAGATAAGaacaaggttctttttttttttaattggacccTGTGCTGAAAAAATACAGTGATAAAAGACAGTGTCTGCAGTAACTGGGGGAATTTTAATATGGACTGAATATATAATGACATTACAGAATTAATGGTCATTTTTGTAGCTATGAAAGGGTATTGTGATTCTAGAGAAGAATGCCCGTGTTCTTGGGAGATGCATGCTGAAGGTCAGCCATGGTGTCGGCAACTCGCTTTCGAACTGTTCAACATACAATTTTACAGGTATGTGTGTACGTGTacgcagacagagagagagcacaCACACTCCAATGTGGCAAAATATTAACTGGTAAAACTAGGTGAAGGTCATACAGGGTGTTCATTATGCTATTCTCTTGACTTTTCCATAGATTTAAAAGTTTCCACATTAAAAGCTGGAGAAAACAGAAATATCTAAGTGTGGTTTGCTGGAGGACCAGAAATAGAGATAAATGTGGTCTTTTATTTCCAGGGCTTGTGCAGTGAAGGAAGGTAAGAAGCCATCATACCCGCAGTTGGCACAGTTGAAATGATCTGGATGGTAAGGGTCATTCTTAAATATCAGCGGTTGTTCATCAATGATGGCATGACATTTCTGGCAAATGTACTTCCCGAGGCCTCTGGCTTTCTCACGATTATGACACGGGCGACACAGATGTCTAAGAAGAACAAAAACTTGTTTAGAAACTTAAATCTAAAATCTAAGGTTTTTCTTCCTCATAACTAAAAAGAAACATCTTTCCACTTCTCTAGAAAGAAACGAAAGAActcatttcttaaaaagttactGCCACGCTTAACAGGGCAGAACCAAGCTACTACTTTTTACAAAAAACAGTATTTAAACGTCCATCTGAGTTAGGCTGCATTAACCCCagtataataataacaaaatactaGAGTGATAATTAAAATTCATCTAAACAAGTTATAAAAAGTCTAAGGATATAAACAGTATTTGCAAAAATAACCTTCTAAGCAATTATTCCGACCCTGATAATCTGACCGGTTTTCAAGCAACTCCATCTTATATACCTATCTCCAATTTGGCAGCCAATGAATGCATCtagacccaaaaaaaccaaacctgttgctgttgagtcgattccaactcacagtgaccctacaggacagagtagaactgccccacagggctcccaaggagcgactgatggattcaaactgctgaccttttgttcagcagccgagttcttaaccagagcaccaccaggcctccaacaGTCACGCCCTAGTGTACAAAATTCTAGGCCCTTTCTAGTAGACATAACATAAGGCAACATACTGCTGTTTGTGAGTTCCTAAACCCTAAATTCAGTATCTTAGAGCACTGCCTTACAATGCCAGAGGGAAAAGAGGCATGGCCTCACACAGTCACTCTATCCACCCACATTTGACAAGAATGAAAACCTCCTACCTCCCTGCATTCTTGACAAACCCAATATCTGCCAAAATTTCCTCACAAATGTCACAGCGGAAACACTCGGGATGCCAGCTGTTATTCATAGCTTTAATAACTCGGCCAATGATGAATTCACCTGTGCAGAAAGAGCACATAAAAGATGTCGAGTACGGGGAAAaaaacattaggaaaaaaaaaatgtttacatcTTTTTCCACAAATATGGACTTTTTATGTATGCAACT contains these protein-coding regions:
- the LIMS1 gene encoding LIM and senescent cell antigen-like-containing domain protein 1 isoform X5, producing the protein MANALASATCERCKGGFAPAEKIVNSNGELYHEQCFVCAQCFQQFPEGLFYEFEGRKYCEHDFQMLFAPCCHQCGEFIIGRVIKAMNNSWHPECFRCDICEEILADIGFVKNAGRHLCRPCHNREKARGLGKYICQKCHAIIDEQPLIFKNDPYHPDHFNCANCGKELTADARELKGELYCLPCHDKMGVPICGACRRPIEGRVVNAMGKQWHVEHFVCAKCEKPFLGHRHYERKGLAYCETHYNQLFGDVCFHCNRVIEGDVVSALNKAWCVNCFACSTCNTKLTLKNKFVEFDMKPVCKKCYEKFPLELKKRLKKLAETLGRK
- the LIMS1 gene encoding LIM and senescent cell antigen-like-containing domain protein 1 isoform X4, which translates into the protein MLGVAAGMTNSNMANALASATCERCKGGFAPAEKIVNSNGELYHEQCFVCAQCFQQFPEGLFYEFEGRKYCEHDFQMLFAPCCHQCGEFIIGRVIKAMNNSWHPECFRCDICEEILADIGFVKNAGRHLCRPCHNREKARGLGKYICQKCHAIIDEQPLIFKNDPYHPDHFNCANCGKELTADARELKGELYCLPCHDKMGVPICGACRRPIEGRVVNAMGKQWHVEHFVCAKCEKPFLGHRHYERKGLAYCETHYNQLFGDVCFHCNRVIEGDVVSALNKAWCVNCFACSTCNTKLTLKNKFVEFDMKPVCKKCYEKFPLELKKRLKKLAETLGRK
- the LIMS1 gene encoding LIM and senescent cell antigen-like-containing domain protein 1 isoform X1 — encoded protein: MALPGRVRPCAIPENEEIPQTVLNNAHEANGNEDERAVSKLQRRHSDVKVYKEFCDFYAKFNMANALASATCERCKGGFAPAEKIVNSNGELYHEQCFVCAQCFQQFPEGLFYEFEGRKYCEHDFQMLFAPCCHQCGEFIIGRVIKAMNNSWHPECFRCDICEEILADIGFVKNAGRHLCRPCHNREKARGLGKYICQKCHAIIDEQPLIFKNDPYHPDHFNCANCGKELTADARELKGELYCLPCHDKMGVPICGACRRPIEGRVVNAMGKQWHVEHFVCAKCEKPFLGHRHYERKGLAYCETHYNQLFGDVCFHCNRVIEGDVVSALNKAWCVNCFACSTCNTKLTLKNKFVEFDMKPVCKKCYEKFPLELKKRLKKLAETLGRK
- the LIMS1 gene encoding LIM and senescent cell antigen-like-containing domain protein 1 isoform X3 produces the protein MVACELCWNTDSDCLDENIKHNVSNMANALASATCERCKGGFAPAEKIVNSNGELYHEQCFVCAQCFQQFPEGLFYEFEGRKYCEHDFQMLFAPCCHQCGEFIIGRVIKAMNNSWHPECFRCDICEEILADIGFVKNAGRHLCRPCHNREKARGLGKYICQKCHAIIDEQPLIFKNDPYHPDHFNCANCGKELTADARELKGELYCLPCHDKMGVPICGACRRPIEGRVVNAMGKQWHVEHFVCAKCEKPFLGHRHYERKGLAYCETHYNQLFGDVCFHCNRVIEGDVVSALNKAWCVNCFACSTCNTKLTLKNKFVEFDMKPVCKKCYEKFPLELKKRLKKLAETLGRK
- the LIMS1 gene encoding LIM and senescent cell antigen-like-containing domain protein 1 isoform X2 — its product is MTALQLKELSHSGLYRRRRDRPDSLRLNGLPEEKLSNMANALASATCERCKGGFAPAEKIVNSNGELYHEQCFVCAQCFQQFPEGLFYEFEGRKYCEHDFQMLFAPCCHQCGEFIIGRVIKAMNNSWHPECFRCDICEEILADIGFVKNAGRHLCRPCHNREKARGLGKYICQKCHAIIDEQPLIFKNDPYHPDHFNCANCGKELTADARELKGELYCLPCHDKMGVPICGACRRPIEGRVVNAMGKQWHVEHFVCAKCEKPFLGHRHYERKGLAYCETHYNQLFGDVCFHCNRVIEGDVVSALNKAWCVNCFACSTCNTKLTLKNKFVEFDMKPVCKKCYEKFPLELKKRLKKLAETLGRK
- the LIMS1 gene encoding LIM and senescent cell antigen-like-containing domain protein 1 isoform X7, giving the protein MALPGRVRPCAIPENEEIPQTVLNNAHEANGNEDERAVSKLQRRHSDVKVYKEFCDFYAKFNMANALASATCERCKGGFAPAEKIVNSNGELYHEQCFVCAQCFQQFPEGLFYEFEGRKYCEHDFQMLFAPCCHQCGEFIIGRVIKAMNNSWHPECFRCDICEEILADIGFVKNAGRHLCRPCHNREKARGLGKYICQKCHAIIDEQPLIFKNDPYHPDHFNCANCGKELTADARELKGELYCLPCHDKMGVPICGACRRPIEGRVVNAMGKQWHVEHFVCAKCEKPFLGHRHYERKGLAYCETHYNQLFGDVCFHCNRVIEGDVVSALNKAWCVNCFACSTCNTKLTLKDKFVEIDLKPVCKHCYEKMPEEFKRRLAKREREAKDKDKQKKKKPVCL